The stretch of DNA CAATATCGCTGTTGAAGGCGTTCCAACTGTTCCAGCCCATCGGGGGCAGGGGGGCCTGTCCTTTTGCCGTCACGCTCCAATGCCCGGTGGGGGCCAAGGGGTCGGTTTTGGCAGGGGCGGCATGCAGCCCGTTTGCCAGCAGACTGGCGGCCAGCAGCAGGCCGGTTTTGACCGCGCGCTTCACGGGCGCTTTCCGGACGCGAGATGTTGGCTGAAGAAGGGCACGACCTGCTCCTGAAAACGGAAGGCGACGCGGTTGGTGTGATCGCCTTCATAAATGGTGAAACTGTTGGCTATGCCATAGCTGTCCAGAACATCGTGGAGCCGGGCGGTGTCGGCCTTCAGGCCGTCCTTGTCGCCCACATCCATGGCGATGGCGCGATAGCGGCGGAGCTGGCCAATATATTGGTCCACAAAGGAGAGCGGCGCATTGGCCGCCCATTTGGCCAGCACATCCTCACGCGGCTTTCCATCGGCCATGGGCAGGTCAAGGTAGAGCGGCGGGTTTTTGGGATTGGGCGACCATGCGGCGGCGGCGGCCAGCGTACCGCGCTGGGCCCAGGGCAGGCCGGACGAATCCGCGGGGGATTTCATGGCCGCATAGGCCTGCATCGCCTCGGGCGAGACGCCGAACAGGCCGCGCGCCGAAAGACAGCAGGGGCTCATCAGATAAAGCGCGCCAAACACATCGGCATGTTTCATCCCGATCCTGCTGGCGCCATAGCCGCCCATCGAATGGCCGATCAGGCCGCGACTTTCGCGCCGGGCGATGGTGCGATAATGCGCGTCAATATAGGCCACCAGATCGCGCGAGATGAAGGTCTCGAAATCGCCCGTGGTGGCCGAACTGGAATACATCGAGCCATTATGCGCGGTCTTGCTGTCGGGAAAGACGAAGATCATCTCCTGCGCGCCCTGCGCATAGGCGTTTTCGATGACCTGGGGCACATGGATTTCGCCGGTCCATTGGCGCGCGCCGATGGAATAGCCATGCAGCGCATAGACCACCGGATAGCGCCGGTTCTTGTCGCGGCCATAGCTGGGGGGCAGCACGACCAGCACTTCGCGGTCGGCGCTGTCGCCTTCCAACGCATGTTCGAGCGCCGCGCCGTGGACTGTGATGGTCTGCACGGTGGTGGCGGGGGCGCCCGCGATGGCGGCCGGGGCGGCGGTATTGACCTGTGCCTGCACGGGCGCCGTCATCAGCGCGAACGTGCACAGCAGGGCGGAGCGTTTCATGGGCTTCTCCCAATTTGTCTGTTTAGTATCTTGTGCCCCGCCCAACGTCATCCCATGGGAATGATAAGAATAAAGGCGAGGGTGGTGCGAATCATCGCGGTATCGGCATCGGCAAAGGCGAATACGGATGATTTATAATCAGACTAAATAACGCCGCGCTTCTGTCAAGCGGATGCTTACTGTCCGCGCAGCGCGCGCATGATCATCGTCCGGATCTGGCCATAGCCGCCCCCGGCCAGATCGCGCAGCACGCCCCGTTTTTCCTCCGGCAAATGGGCCAGCGGATGGCCATTGGGCCGAAACACGAAATGGTCGAAATAGGCGCGAAATGCCTCCCGGTCCGCCTGCGGCCTTTCGCCCAGTGTGATCATGGCAAACAGCATGGCCAGCATCGGCGCATCCGGCCCTATGGCAAAGGCATCCCACCAGAAATTGGCCATGATGTTGAAAGGTGAGAGCGCCTCGACCTGATGCCACCACAATTTGGGCAGATAAAGCGCGTCGCCCGGCTCCAGTTCGACCACCCGTTTGCGCGCTTCGGCCCGCGCAAAGCGGGGGTAGCGTTCGGGATGGTCGCGATCCCCGGCCGCCATGCTGACAGGCTGGCCAGCCAGCGTGAAATCGATCGGGCCGACATAAAGGTCGCCGATCGCATCGGGCGGATAAAGTGTGAAACGCCGCCGCCCCGCCAGCACGCAGGCGAAATTTTCATAGGCATCATAATGGCATGCCACATGCGAAGCATTGCCGATCCACAGGCGCATGGCCACGCCCGGCGGCACCAGCGCAGGCTGGTGCCGGTCGACCAGACCCGGCAAATAGGCAGGGGCCACCAGCGAACCCAGATAGGCCGAAGGCAACGCCGGGTCGTCAGCATGGTCCAGCATACGTTGCAGGGCTTCGCCTATGCCCATCTCGACTCGCTCGAAATTGAACCCGTCGAGGCCGTCGCGATAGAAATAGCGCCCATCGATGGCCGGATCGCCCAGCATCACCTGCGGCCGCTTTCCGCTGTCATGGCGGCGCAGATAGTCGCAGGCGGCATGGTTGGAAATCTGCGCGGCCCGCGACAGCGGCCAGTCGCGGGCATAATGGCGAATCACCACCGGTTCCCCGCCCATCGCGACCTCGTCGCGGAACCGCGCCGGGTCGGTCAGGGCGGGATCATCGCAGGCCAATTCGCGCAAGGCGGCCGTCATGGTCAGCCGCCCATCAGGCGTTCGTTGCGGCGGCGCGCCAATACCGCGACCTGCTGAAGCGAGCCGCGAATCGTCAGGGCGGCCTGCAGCCATCCTGTGCGAAATAGTCTGACGATATCCTCATCGCCCAGCGCGTTGAGGGCATCCCCGCTGATCGTGTAAAGCCCTTCGAGCGACACGCGGGCGCCATCGTCGAAATTGAGCGTGATATCGACCGGTTCGATGATGCGCAGGCGCAGCATTTCCTCGATAAATGCCTGTGTCGGCGGGGTGTGCTGCACCATGACACCCACCGCGCGCTGGATCAGGCGCATCTCGTCGCTGGGGGTGCCATCGGCCTCAAAGAGCGGTATCGTGCCGCCCGGCGCAAAGCGCGGATCGGCCAGGTCAACCACGATATCGGCCCCATCGGCAAAGAAGCCCTGTCGTTGGATATTGCAGGGCAAAAACGCCGCATTTGCTTCATTTGCGCCTTCGACCAACACTTCCCCGGCGGCAAAACCGAACAGGGCGCCCAG from Novosphingobium humi encodes:
- a CDS encoding alpha/beta hydrolase translates to MKRSALLCTFALMTAPVQAQVNTAAPAAIAGAPATTVQTITVHGAALEHALEGDSADREVLVVLPPSYGRDKNRRYPVVYALHGYSIGARQWTGEIHVPQVIENAYAQGAQEMIFVFPDSKTAHNGSMYSSSATTGDFETFISRDLVAYIDAHYRTIARRESRGLIGHSMGGYGASRIGMKHADVFGALYLMSPCCLSARGLFGVSPEAMQAYAAMKSPADSSGLPWAQRGTLAAAAAWSPNPKNPPLYLDLPMADGKPREDVLAKWAANAPLSFVDQYIGQLRRYRAIAMDVGDKDGLKADTARLHDVLDSYGIANSFTIYEGDHTNRVAFRFQEQVVPFFSQHLASGKRP
- a CDS encoding cupin-like domain-containing protein encodes the protein MTAALRELACDDPALTDPARFRDEVAMGGEPVVIRHYARDWPLSRAAQISNHAACDYLRRHDSGKRPQVMLGDPAIDGRYFYRDGLDGFNFERVEMGIGEALQRMLDHADDPALPSAYLGSLVAPAYLPGLVDRHQPALVPPGVAMRLWIGNASHVACHYDAYENFACVLAGRRRFTLYPPDAIGDLYVGPIDFTLAGQPVSMAAGDRDHPERYPRFARAEARKRVVELEPGDALYLPKLWWHQVEALSPFNIMANFWWDAFAIGPDAPMLAMLFAMITLGERPQADREAFRAYFDHFVFRPNGHPLAHLPEEKRGVLRDLAGGGYGQIRTMIMRALRGQ
- a CDS encoding SapC family protein, which encodes MEKLEALNSVAHRDLRIHPLAGGHPHFVQITLIEAEKAASCCPLFFAKSPETGQFGLGALFGFAAGEVLVEGANEANAAFLPCNIQRQGFFADGADIVVDLADPRFAPGGTIPLFEADGTPSDEMRLIQRAVGVMVQHTPPTQAFIEEMLRLRIIEPVDITLNFDDGARVSLEGLYTISGDALNALGDEDIVRLFRTGWLQAALTIRGSLQQVAVLARRRNERLMGG